A section of the Nitrospira sp. genome encodes:
- a CDS encoding PAS domain S-box protein: MATSRKYEKKRVRPKVDANKNKSAKRRPLKATVPRAQSTPSTDLPATQPEKIATFTGLHSQAEETLRLAKFSVERAADAVYWVDPQAKILDVNEAACRMLNYSKDELCAMTVHDLNPDFQADMWPGFWLETQRRGTMVIETAHQAKDGRLIPIEVSVNFLIHEGKEYHCAFVRDITERKRAEAALKSSKTRLRAIFDQTFQFIGLMKTDGTVIEANRSALQFAGIREEDVLGKLFWDTPWWAHSSELQNRLREAVRQAAGGTMVRFEATHPRVTGELAYVDFSLKPVRDEHGNVTLLIPEGRDITERKLVEEALRKSEERYRSIFENAVEGIFQTTPDGKYVAVNPALARIYGYDSPDDMIATVTNLAGHLYVDHGRRDEFIRLMQEQEKVTGFEALVYRKDGSWIWVSEGARALRDPAGTFVGYEGRVEDVTERKLGEARLRATLEELRMLSERLTTVREEEQTRIARELHDELGVGLTCLKVDLSRLRTIMGEPPGARVRKKMEDKIRSMVEQVDATIASVQRIATELRPSLLDDLGLVAAIEWQCRDFEQRTGIPCICVSSADDIAMEPEQATSLFRICQEALTNTARHAQATTIQVVIKQSDNNLLLAIQDDGVGISPEKFTESTSLGLLGMRERAASLGGEVTIVGSPGKGTTVTVRVALSSAA; this comes from the coding sequence ATGGCGACGTCACGAAAGTATGAGAAAAAAAGAGTTCGTCCCAAGGTCGACGCCAATAAAAACAAGAGTGCCAAGCGACGCCCTTTGAAAGCCACGGTGCCACGGGCGCAATCGACTCCCTCGACAGACCTGCCAGCAACACAACCAGAGAAAATCGCAACATTCACAGGACTACACAGTCAGGCGGAGGAGACCTTGCGGCTGGCGAAATTCTCGGTAGAGCGGGCCGCTGACGCTGTGTACTGGGTTGATCCGCAGGCCAAGATCCTGGATGTGAACGAGGCGGCATGCCGCATGCTGAACTATTCCAAAGACGAATTGTGTGCCATGACCGTCCACGATCTGAATCCAGACTTTCAGGCGGATATGTGGCCGGGGTTTTGGTTAGAAACCCAGCGCCGCGGGACCATGGTGATTGAGACGGCCCATCAGGCAAAAGATGGCCGGCTGATACCCATCGAGGTGAGTGTCAATTTTTTGATCCATGAAGGCAAGGAATATCACTGTGCGTTTGTGCGTGACATCACCGAGCGTAAACGGGCGGAAGCTGCGCTGAAGTCGAGCAAAACGCGTTTACGGGCCATCTTTGACCAAACGTTCCAATTTATCGGCCTAATGAAGACTGATGGTACGGTAATTGAGGCCAACCGATCGGCGTTACAGTTCGCCGGTATCCGGGAAGAAGACGTGCTCGGAAAGTTATTTTGGGACACGCCCTGGTGGGCACACTCATCGGAACTTCAGAACCGGTTGCGCGAGGCCGTCCGCCAGGCTGCGGGAGGAACCATGGTTCGGTTCGAAGCCACGCATCCTCGCGTCACCGGGGAGCTGGCGTATGTCGATTTTTCGCTTAAACCCGTTCGAGATGAGCACGGCAACGTGACGCTCCTGATCCCCGAAGGTCGCGATATCACCGAACGCAAGCTGGTAGAAGAGGCGTTGCGAAAAAGTGAAGAACGATATCGCAGCATTTTTGAGAACGCCGTCGAGGGAATCTTTCAGACCACGCCCGACGGGAAGTATGTCGCCGTGAATCCGGCGCTCGCCCGCATATATGGATACGACTCTCCGGACGACATGATCGCCACGGTCACAAACCTCGCCGGCCATCTGTACGTGGACCATGGACGTCGTGATGAATTTATTCGCTTGATGCAGGAACAAGAGAAGGTAACTGGTTTCGAGGCGCTCGTGTACCGAAAAGACGGCAGCTGGATCTGGGTTTCCGAAGGCGCACGGGCACTGCGCGACCCGGCTGGGACGTTTGTCGGGTACGAAGGCAGGGTGGAAGACGTGACGGAGCGTAAACTTGGGGAAGCACGACTGCGCGCGACATTGGAGGAACTTCGCATGCTAAGCGAGCGACTCACCACGGTGCGAGAAGAAGAACAAACCCGCATTGCCCGCGAGCTGCATGATGAACTTGGTGTTGGGCTGACGTGCCTGAAGGTCGACCTCTCTCGCCTGCGTACGATCATGGGCGAGCCACCCGGGGCAAGGGTTCGAAAAAAGATGGAGGACAAGATCAGGTCGATGGTAGAGCAGGTCGATGCCACCATTGCCTCCGTGCAACGAATCGCGACCGAGTTGCGGCCTAGTCTACTGGATGATCTTGGCCTGGTCGCGGCGATTGAATGGCAATGTCGAGATTTTGAGCAGCGCACCGGTATCCCCTGCATCTGTGTGAGCAGCGCGGACGATATCGCCATGGAACCGGAGCAGGCCACGTCGCTGTTCCGTATTTGCCAGGAAGCCCTCACGAACACGGCCAGACATGCCCAGGCCACCACTATCCAGGTGGTGATAAAACAATCGGACAACAATCTGCTGCTCGCCATTCAGGATGATGGAGTGGGGATCTCTCCTGAAAAGTTCACCGAGTCAACCTCGTTGGGTTTGTTGGGGATGCGCGAGCGTGCCGCAAGCCTTGGCGGAGAGGTGACGATCGTCGGCTCGCCAGGGAAAGGCACGACGGTGACGGTGCGAGTGGCCCTATCCAGTGCAGCATAA
- a CDS encoding sigma-70 family RNA polymerase sigma factor gives MNVRTSMGTKSMSYRMRAGQEPALGQPTIEVNREAVLLSRLRTGDEGAFDELVRQHHGALVRTAMGYVADREVAEEIVQDTWMAVIEGLDRFEGRSSLRTWIFGIMIHKAKDRGVREKRHVTFSAFESVDDEDDDMIDPFCFHQSGEWVGHWAVPPQPWDDQTPEKLLASQQVVNAMNRAIESLPQTLKEVLILRDVEGVEAKEACEILRITETNLYVRLHRARERVRQAVETYLGGEKLPCKKMPLKLTQD, from the coding sequence ATGAACGTGCGCACCAGTATGGGTACTAAATCAATGAGCTATCGTATGCGGGCAGGGCAAGAGCCAGCGTTGGGTCAACCCACGATAGAGGTGAACAGAGAGGCTGTCCTTCTCTCACGACTGAGAACGGGTGATGAAGGGGCGTTCGATGAGCTCGTGAGACAACACCACGGTGCATTGGTCAGAACGGCCATGGGGTATGTGGCCGATCGGGAAGTAGCAGAAGAGATCGTCCAAGACACCTGGATGGCGGTCATCGAAGGGTTGGATCGTTTCGAAGGACGATCGTCGCTGCGCACTTGGATCTTCGGCATCATGATTCACAAGGCCAAGGATCGCGGGGTGCGGGAGAAACGGCATGTCACTTTCTCCGCCTTTGAATCTGTTGACGATGAGGACGACGACATGATCGATCCCTTTTGCTTTCACCAGTCCGGCGAATGGGTCGGCCACTGGGCCGTTCCGCCGCAACCATGGGACGATCAGACACCGGAGAAGCTCTTGGCATCGCAACAGGTTGTCAACGCGATGAATCGAGCCATTGAATCGTTGCCACAGACGTTGAAAGAAGTACTTATCCTACGCGATGTCGAAGGGGTTGAGGCCAAGGAAGCCTGCGAAATCTTGAGGATTACCGAAACGAACCTCTACGTCCGTCTCCATCGGGCGAGAGAGCGGGTACGACAGGCAGTAGAAACCTACTTGGGGGGCGAAAAGCTGCCGTGTAAGAAAATGCCGTTAAAGCTGACTCAAGATTAG
- a CDS encoding zf-HC2 domain-containing protein → MAQEERGQINPEITCQELVAWVSAYLDDHVGDERKRRIVLHLAICAGCETYVRQIATVRDMVRALLQAEEEPADHHRLREAFVARASHLRSGS, encoded by the coding sequence ATGGCACAGGAAGAGCGGGGACAGATCAACCCAGAGATCACCTGCCAGGAGTTGGTGGCGTGGGTATCGGCCTACCTGGATGACCATGTTGGTGATGAGCGGAAGCGACGAATTGTGCTGCACTTGGCCATTTGTGCTGGCTGCGAAACTTATGTGAGACAGATCGCCACGGTCCGGGATATGGTCCGGGCGCTACTTCAGGCAGAAGAGGAACCGGCAGACCATCATCGGTTGCGAGAGGCCTTTGTTGCTCGGGCAAGCCACCTACGATCCGGCAGCTGA
- a CDS encoding molybdopterin-dependent oxidoreductase, protein MRHGRAIKRRKLLKGTVGAASLVALSGCDNLTRSSWFPGILSKGERLTEAVQWAVTPRDALAKEYRSSEISTSFPANGNSDSGTEVYAEHVTQNFAEWTLEVTGLVKMPRSWSLAALNELPARTQITRRCVEGWSAIGKWTGMPIGDLLHQVEPLPNVRYAVFHCADVDDEGIAYYESIAVADCYHPQAILAYELNDALLDVPHCAPLRLRFERQFGYKQAKYVMKIELVDSLAGIGGGKGVLGGSGV, encoded by the coding sequence ATGAGGCATGGACGTGCAATTAAACGGCGTAAGTTGTTGAAGGGTACGGTGGGGGCTGCGAGCCTGGTGGCATTGTCCGGGTGCGACAATCTCACCAGGAGCAGCTGGTTTCCCGGCATCCTCAGCAAGGGGGAACGACTGACAGAGGCGGTGCAGTGGGCGGTGACTCCACGTGATGCACTGGCGAAGGAGTACAGATCATCCGAAATCTCCACGAGCTTTCCGGCGAATGGGAATAGCGATTCAGGGACGGAAGTCTATGCTGAGCATGTGACCCAGAACTTTGCTGAATGGACGTTGGAGGTGACCGGTCTGGTCAAGATGCCAAGGAGTTGGTCGCTCGCAGCACTCAACGAGTTACCCGCGCGCACGCAGATCACGCGCCGCTGTGTCGAAGGATGGAGCGCTATCGGGAAGTGGACCGGCATGCCGATCGGTGACCTCCTGCATCAGGTTGAGCCATTACCGAACGTGCGTTATGCCGTGTTCCACTGTGCCGATGTGGATGACGAGGGGATTGCCTACTATGAGAGCATAGCGGTGGCCGATTGTTATCACCCCCAGGCCATTTTGGCGTACGAACTCAATGACGCGCTGCTCGATGTGCCGCATTGTGCTCCGTTGCGACTCCGCTTTGAGCGGCAGTTTGGGTATAAACAGGCAAAGTATGTGATGAAGATCGAGTTGGTCGACTCCTTGGCCGGCATTGGAGGTGGGAAGGGGGTATTGGGAGGATCAGGAGTATGA
- a CDS encoding DUF1929 domain-containing protein gives MRNPGHEDGTIPLAEVDARRLDALIYREYLDPGYLLPKPDKLVLTDINEPVFAHRVPGTVIYTHPGDHLHIKVVNGDTMPHSFHVHGLSYGIDSDGSWPFGTQSTDGRRSDEICPGQYWVYHFTITDEMKGAWPFHDHARHIAESINRGLFGGIVVLPRAHRPPHRMVLPPMVASYLKSKFEDLKLDHDDHERDDRDTEPVAHDAPAPAAVLLGGHEVGGSHGGHEHGAGHVLTGPIDFDLRARRDFLEEWSQLHYAHHRPPHTEILHVPMFIHQMSKVKGAAAFNKSPFSPGDAPFEVVFGAAGTFGYHCEIHTSMQGTVVVEPGGLAEAVVAIIDADPMHMRFDPLEVHIQPGGNVRWTAGTVHTHTVTENGAGLPSFCLNGRSFIGNTPTIVAHAGQTIHWYVFNLDLGMGWHNFHVHGQRWKFANETIDSRSIGPAESFVVETTAPPVILLPADIAATQDPKHRPRDARAYHLRGDFLFHCHVEMHMMQGLAGLVRSKQTVWLTADQARRLRAESGLALDDGSNTCPTVDDHRCEEFNCGKWELVPGATDVCMMHAILLPNTQRVLLFGYGDTRDDLSRVWDYSTAAGSLVTPPNQPFDVTIPLHSRPLANIWSAEHAFVNDVAGTVLVHGGFTPRESFFFDPATLQWSRVVPTTDERFYSSTLTLADGKLMTLFGSASKSIEIFDPSTGTWAPPVATPGAMAHHQYYPWTYQLPGGKLFIAGPHEPTQRFDWTTGVTNVESFPTIAGNRSTGGERGTSVLLPLRPPSYTPQVLIAGGDPAPAQQTAEIIDLSVATPGWTALPNLNRPRMHQVNTVLLPDGRIFLAGGIDGTDGGPAEIFDPRNPGAGWELCATMSIPRGYHSAAILLADGSVLMGGDRPGAWKSGETTAHERYFPWYYPLARPEISAAPTSVGYGTSFDIQTPTPAGITEVVLLRPGAVTHGWNQSQRLVECVRLGNTATAVQVQAPPNGNIAPPGYYLLFILTGTRIPSNGRWIRVI, from the coding sequence ATGCGCAACCCTGGGCATGAAGACGGAACCATTCCTCTGGCCGAAGTGGATGCGCGTCGACTGGATGCCTTGATCTACCGTGAGTATCTTGACCCCGGATACCTTCTTCCGAAACCCGACAAGTTGGTACTCACCGACATCAATGAGCCGGTTTTTGCACATCGGGTTCCCGGCACCGTAATCTACACGCACCCTGGCGATCATCTTCACATCAAGGTGGTGAACGGCGACACCATGCCGCACAGCTTTCATGTCCACGGGTTGAGCTACGGCATTGACTCAGATGGCTCATGGCCCTTCGGCACTCAGAGCACCGACGGCCGCCGCTCCGACGAGATCTGTCCCGGACAGTACTGGGTCTACCACTTCACCATCACTGATGAGATGAAAGGCGCATGGCCATTCCATGACCACGCACGCCACATTGCCGAGAGCATAAACCGTGGTTTGTTCGGCGGCATCGTCGTGCTCCCAAGAGCGCATCGTCCACCGCATCGCATGGTGCTTCCGCCGATGGTGGCAAGCTACCTCAAATCCAAGTTCGAGGACTTGAAACTCGATCATGATGACCATGAACGAGACGATCGAGACACCGAGCCGGTTGCCCACGACGCGCCAGCCCCCGCTGCTGTCCTTTTGGGTGGCCACGAGGTTGGTGGCAGCCACGGTGGGCATGAGCATGGGGCTGGTCATGTCTTGACCGGCCCGATAGACTTTGACCTGCGTGCCCGACGCGACTTCCTCGAAGAATGGTCGCAGTTACACTATGCGCATCACCGACCACCGCATACTGAGATCTTGCACGTACCCATGTTCATTCACCAGATGAGCAAGGTCAAAGGCGCAGCAGCCTTCAACAAGAGTCCTTTCTCCCCCGGCGATGCACCATTCGAGGTGGTGTTCGGAGCAGCGGGAACCTTTGGTTACCACTGTGAGATCCATACATCGATGCAGGGTACCGTAGTGGTCGAGCCAGGCGGATTGGCCGAAGCCGTGGTCGCCATCATCGACGCCGACCCGATGCACATGAGGTTTGATCCGCTCGAAGTTCACATCCAGCCTGGCGGCAACGTGCGCTGGACCGCGGGCACCGTGCACACCCACACCGTGACCGAGAACGGCGCAGGGTTGCCGAGCTTCTGCTTGAACGGACGCTCATTTATCGGGAATACCCCCACCATCGTCGCGCATGCCGGTCAAACCATCCACTGGTACGTGTTTAATCTTGATCTTGGCATGGGCTGGCACAATTTCCATGTGCATGGACAGCGCTGGAAATTCGCCAACGAAACGATCGATTCACGCAGCATCGGACCGGCGGAATCATTCGTGGTTGAGACGACAGCGCCACCAGTCATCCTACTGCCGGCCGATATCGCGGCTACGCAGGACCCGAAGCACCGTCCGCGCGACGCACGTGCCTATCACCTGCGCGGCGACTTCCTGTTTCACTGTCATGTCGAGATGCACATGATGCAGGGTCTGGCTGGCCTCGTGCGCTCGAAGCAGACAGTATGGCTGACGGCCGACCAAGCTCGGCGGTTGAGAGCCGAAAGCGGCCTGGCGCTGGACGATGGTAGCAATACATGCCCGACGGTTGACGACCACCGCTGCGAGGAGTTCAACTGCGGTAAGTGGGAACTCGTCCCGGGCGCGACGGACGTCTGCATGATGCATGCGATCTTGCTGCCCAATACACAGCGCGTGCTGCTCTTCGGCTATGGGGATACAAGGGACGACCTGAGCCGGGTATGGGACTACAGCACGGCAGCCGGTAGCCTGGTGACACCGCCCAACCAACCATTCGACGTCACCATACCCTTGCATAGCCGACCCTTGGCCAATATCTGGTCGGCTGAACACGCGTTCGTCAACGACGTGGCAGGAACCGTACTGGTGCATGGTGGATTCACGCCGCGCGAGAGTTTTTTCTTCGACCCGGCCACGTTACAGTGGTCACGCGTGGTACCCACCACCGACGAACGCTTCTACTCGAGCACGCTAACACTGGCCGACGGCAAGTTGATGACCTTGTTCGGCTCGGCATCCAAGTCAATAGAGATCTTCGACCCTTCCACAGGTACTTGGGCTCCCCCCGTTGCCACACCCGGCGCCATGGCGCATCACCAGTACTACCCGTGGACCTATCAACTTCCTGGTGGAAAGCTATTCATTGCCGGCCCGCACGAGCCCACGCAACGCTTCGACTGGACTACCGGAGTGACGAATGTGGAATCGTTCCCCACAATCGCCGGCAACCGCAGCACTGGTGGTGAACGCGGTACATCCGTGCTATTGCCGCTTCGACCACCAAGCTATACCCCGCAGGTACTCATTGCCGGCGGGGATCCGGCACCGGCGCAGCAAACGGCCGAGATCATCGACCTCTCCGTCGCAACCCCGGGGTGGACCGCACTCCCCAACCTAAACCGGCCGCGCATGCACCAAGTCAACACGGTCCTGCTACCTGACGGCCGGATCTTCCTCGCTGGCGGCATCGACGGCACGGACGGCGGCCCGGCCGAAATCTTCGACCCACGCAATCCAGGAGCCGGCTGGGAGTTGTGTGCGACCATGTCGATCCCTCGAGGCTATCACTCTGCGGCAATCCTGCTGGCAGACGGCAGTGTGCTGATGGGTGGCGACAGGCCTGGGGCCTGGAAGTCCGGGGAAACGACCGCGCACGAGCGCTACTTCCCCTGGTATTATCCGCTGGCGCGTCCCGAGATTTCAGCGGCTCCAACCAGTGTAGGCTATGGAACTTCCTTCGATATCCAGACGCCCACCCCGGCTGGCATTACCGAGGTGGTGCTGCTACGCCCTGGAGCGGTGACACATGGTTGGAACCAATCCCAGCGGCTTGTTGAATGCGTTCGTCTTGGCAATACCGCCACGGCGGTGCAGGTACAGGCGCCACCTAACGGGAACATTGCACCCCCAGGCTATTATCTTCTCTTTATCCTCACAGGGACACGTATACCTTCGAATGGACGATGGATTCGGGTGATCTAA
- a CDS encoding response regulator transcription factor yields the protein MIGLALSVGDFGTLMLNILIAEDYPLFRLGVKELLTDGLEAVRVGECDNAHDLFELIRRKKWDVLILDISMPGTTGTEALKHVKKVCPTLPVIILTMYQEDQYAVRMFKAGADAYLTKASAPEELVTAIKKVVAGGQYVSQALGEKLVHLLHRGDEATPQNLLSDREYEVMRLLASGKTVSEIAHHLHLGITTISTYRARILEKLNLKNNAELMRYAVQQGIGE from the coding sequence ATGATAGGTCTCGCGCTGTCAGTTGGCGATTTTGGTACCCTGATGCTGAACATTCTGATCGCTGAGGATTATCCGCTCTTTCGGCTTGGCGTCAAGGAGCTGCTGACGGACGGCCTGGAAGCCGTCAGGGTCGGGGAGTGCGACAACGCCCACGACCTCTTCGAGCTGATCCGGCGTAAGAAATGGGATGTACTCATTCTGGATATCAGCATGCCCGGCACCACCGGAACCGAGGCACTCAAGCACGTGAAAAAAGTTTGTCCAACACTGCCCGTCATCATACTGACCATGTACCAGGAGGATCAGTACGCTGTCCGTATGTTCAAGGCCGGGGCCGACGCCTATCTGACCAAGGCCAGCGCGCCGGAGGAGTTGGTAACGGCCATCAAGAAGGTGGTTGCTGGCGGCCAGTATGTGAGCCAGGCCCTCGGTGAGAAGCTCGTGCACCTACTTCACCGTGGTGACGAAGCGACACCGCAGAACCTTTTGTCCGACCGGGAGTACGAAGTGATGCGCCTCCTGGCCTCTGGGAAGACCGTTTCGGAAATAGCCCATCATCTGCATTTAGGGATCACCACAATCAGTACCTACCGTGCCCGTATTCTTGAAAAACTGAATCTTAAGAACAACGCGGAACTCATGCGCTACGCGGTTCAACAGGGAATTGGAGAATAA